CGTCACGTACCTGAAGACGGACGATATCGTCGTCCTTCTCGATGCCAACGTCACGTGCAGCGGCCGACTTCACCACCACGATACTGTGCGCTCCTCCGGCAGGGCCCGTCCCGGGCCGACCACCCCTGACGCCACCCCGCCCCTCCAGATGCTGGGTGAGATGTTGCTGGtaatggtgctgctgctgttgctgggcaGCCCTGCTCATAATAATCGCACTGTTCGGGCGTGCCTTTGGCTGCTTCGATTGCTGCTTGTTCCGTAGCTTGGGCGAATCTACAAGAAAACGGGATAACGATTTAGTACCATTCGCCTATTGTACCCGGGGAGGGATACACCTACCGCCGATAGGTTTGTCCGTGTATGATATGTAGGGCAGGTCGGAATCGGAGCAAACGCTCATCGGTGGCGAAACGGGGCGGGAGTCACAGATGTACGCGGACGATGGTGTCACGGACGAGGTGGAGTACCCGTCGTCTAAGGTACCGCTCGTTCCGCTTGGGGTTGTTCCCGTCACTGCGATCGTATTGCCCCGCTGGAGCTTACCACCGGTACCGGATCCGGAACCACCAGCCCGACCGGAGGAGGATGCCGTGCCCTGGTTGGTGGTCGAGTGTCTATGTAGACTACCGGTTCGCAATGCACCATCCGCTCCACCTGCCGATCCTTGCTGGAGTTGTGTGGAGTGTTCCGAACCCATCGTAGATCAAGAAAGGAAGgagaaggcgaacaagatacCTGGGATATCCCGTTGTATGGAGCGTTTGATGATTCGGCCCTGGAAATGACGAAAGATGGAAAGACACACCATACCGATTACTCACTAGTTGATACGTTTAAGGTTGCTATGTTGTACTAAGACACTGCTCTAACTGCTTCTACAAAACTGACAAATAAATCTTAAGATTATAAACTAACTAGTGAGTACTAGCGATTGGTAAAATCCAGAACTTCTGATTCTACTCCGAAGATGTGCAGAGAACTTCGGATAATTTCTGGAAGTCGCATACAGTTTTTCAGCGTAGAAGTTGAAGTGAATTCATGACTCAATATTGGGTGCAAACCTACAAGgtcttatttttcaattttgttcttctttaaCAATCTCTCGGACACCTCCAAACGCAATGAGATCATGTACGATGTCTCTTGGCTTTCATGTTCTGCTTTCTGTTCGCTTACGA
This window of the Anopheles moucheti chromosome X, idAnoMoucSN_F20_07, whole genome shotgun sequence genome carries:
- the LOC128306401 gene encoding BLOC-1-related complex subunit 5, with protein sequence MGSEHSTQLQQGSAGGADGALRTGSLHRHSTTNQGTASSSGRAGGSGSGTGGKLQRGNTIAVTGTTPSGTSGTLDDGYSTSSVTPSSAYICDSRPVSPPMSVCSDSDLPYISYTDKPIGDSPKLRNKQQSKQPKARPNSAIIMSRAAQQQQQHHYQQHLTQHLEGRGGVRGGRPGTGPAGGAHSIVVVKSAAARDVGIEKDDDIVRLQSVPMFLPVMRGTLTLPANRDPEVLERLQPTHLINMCSRLQSHFNTCAIHVSSEQQQITNRIKEVDQEVSSALAQLVQKQKLYTSYAETFSKVRQISQQLTRCNDILNQNIESMEYLNNLLSVEDRLEPFVWKTE